The segment TTCTTTGCTAAAAAAGAGGTTTGGTTTTTCAGCAAAAATATCCATTCTGGAATTGCTGCTTTTCATTGTCAGATAAGTACCATTTGACTTGATAGTAAAAGAGCCAAACGTTGGATTTTTATAGATTCCTTCATAGTGTTTCAGCGTTTTGGCTGGAAGAGAAATCTCTTTTCGCGTATTTATAGGTGGAGCTTCGTGGTGGTTGTAACTCAGTATATACGACATTTTCCACTCATTGTTTTCAAGCGTCCATAAGTTCATAAAGTTAGCCAATCCTTCTCTACGTTCTGGTTTTCCATTCTGACTTACATAGAAGTAATGCTCGCCCGAAATGATAGCTCCATAAATGCGGTTTCCATCACGCATTGGAAACACCTGGATCGTGCCAGGTACTTCTTCTCGTCTGATTTTCTGATTTGGATTGCCACAAATGTTTTTGGCAAGTGAGTTTGTCAAAGCTGCCGCTCCACTGGTTATTCCTCCCTTGTCATGATAAAACTGAATGTTAGGTGCGATATAGCGGGTATTCTCAGTCAGATTGCATTCATTATAGGTTTTCCAGAAGAGACTATCCAGATGCAGGATAGTTGCCGTCAACTTCTTATTTTCTTCCTGTTCGTTACCAGCTTGTGCACGAAGATTCAAAGAGAATCCGGAAAAGATGGTTACAATAACTATTGACAGAAGGTTGGGGGTGGGTCTCATTTTTGATTGTTTTTATAGTGTGATTTCTCAATAATGTAACTGATGATAAGGCTGATGCCTCCAAATAATAACATCATGGCAAAGAATGCGCCTTGTCTGGGAACATCCATCTTATTGGCAACCGTATTGCCCAGTAGTATGCCAATAGCTATACCAATCATTAAGAGTCCAAAACGCAGTGTCGCTGAGATAACTGCCAGGTTGTTGTTGAACTCTTTGGGGGTTAGCCCTTTTTCCATCAGTGTCATTCGTTCGCGGTGCCGGGTCATTAGAATGACATAGAGAATACCTGCTATAGCTCCGATGGCAGCAAATGAGACCAGAAAATCTCTGAGTATTTCATCCATATGTTTTTGATTCGTTTTGCCATATGACAACCCGGTTTTTCATTGGTTACAACTTTTTTCTAAAAAAGTTATTTAGTAAAATTAGTTGTAACCAAACCGACAGATGGTTGTCTAATCATCGTTATGAAAATCTTCGAAGACGAATACTATATCGAACGTGTGCTAAAGGGAGATGTCTCTGCGTATCGCTTTTTGGTGGAGCGATACAAGAAGATGGTGTATTCCATTGCATTGAAGATTCTAAATGATGCACAACATGCAGAAGACGCTGCACAGGATAGTTTCGTAAAGGCTTACGAACGTTTGCATACCTTCGAGAGAAAATCTAAATTTTCAACCTGGCTATATACTATTACCTATCGCCTCTGTCTGAACAAACTGAAGGAGATGAAGCGGGAGTTTACCTTTCTCACAGAGCAATTACCCAAATGGGAGGATGAGGAGATGGTCTTACCAGGTAGTTTCAACGAACAGGATCAGGAGCGTATCATCAAAGAGTCCATTCAGGCATTGCCTCAGCAGGAAGGTTTGTTAGTGCTGCTCTATTATTATGAGGAAAAGTCTATTCGGGAAATTGAACAGATAACGGGACTGATGGCTTCTAATATAAAAATAAAGCTACATAGGGCAAGAAAAGTGCTGGAAAGAAAACTGAGTTATTTAATCGAAGAGAGATGAAAGAGAGAAAGTTGAAAAAGACATTACAGAAAATGAATCTGGACGAACCTTCGGATGCATTTACAGACCGTATCATGTCTCAGATTGCCACAATCGAAAATTTGAGCCTGGAGCCTGCTATTGCGGAAATAGTGAAAAAGAATGTTGCCACTGACCCATCAGAAGACTTTACATCCCAGATAATGGCTCAGCTTACACCTAAACGACGGGTAGTGATAGAACCTGTCATTTCCCGCAAAGCATGGCTGTGGATAGCAGGTGTGGTATCACTAATTCTTTTGGTTGCGATAATGTCATCACGTAAAGGTCAGATAACCTCGCCGGATACCAATGCTGTGATTGATTCATCTGTACGATTGATCGGGATGTATAGCCAGCAGTGGATTCTTTTTCTGATAGTAATCTGTAGCTTATTGCTGGGAGATTATTTTGTAAGAAGGAAGTGGAGTCCTGCTGTAGAGTAAAAAGATAAGGAATACTTTTTTAGTGAACTACCTGTAAAATAAACAGTTGTTTTGTGAAACAGGTATTCTGCAAATTATCCGGAGCGTATTTCTTAAAGACAGTGCTTGTCTCTGTTTGTGTATGTCTGAGTTTGTGGACTTCTGCTTTAGCCAATGCAACGATTTTGCGGTCTCAAGTTTTTCCGTTGGATAGTCTGATGAAGGAGCCTCATGATTCATTGGTTGTACATAAAATTAAACCTGTTTTCAGTCTGGATTTTCGCAATTCAACCTTTGACTACCAGCCTGTCAGCATATGGGGATTTAATGCGGGTATTGCCTATGGACCTAAAGAACATCATGTTACCCTGGGGTACTACTGGCTAGGATACTTTGCGGAAAAGCGTTTGAGTAACCTGCGAAAAAATGAAGCTATACAGGCAGATGCCTCCTATTATAACAAAAATGATTTCTGGTTTGTTAGTCTGATTTACTGGCGAAATATCCTCTTTAGTGAACGTTGGATTGTGAGTATTCCATTGGAAGTAGGAGGAGGGATGGTAAATGTGATGCCCCATGATGTGAAAACAGACCAGACTATTGGTCGCAGTCACAGAGATTTTTTCGTTCCCGCACAAGCGGGAGTATATGGACAATGGAAAGCCACCCGATGGATTGGATTAAGTGCTCAGGTCGGGTATCGGTATGCTGTCTTTCATACAGATGTGAAGCAGCACTTTACTGGAATATATTACTCTGTAGGAGCTGTTGCCTATCCTGAACTTTTTCATTGGGTCTGGAACAGAGTAATACACAAAAAGAAAAAAGTATACTACTGAATATAGTATCTGCCAGCTTTAAGAAAATTATCTTACTGGTCTGGCAACAGGTCGTTTATACAAAGTACCTTATTACCAGACCAATAGTCTGTATTTTTTCCTCAGTTAAGAGTGTTTGATTACCCAGTCTTTAATATCGGTAATGACTATTTCTTTGTCTACATCATTCAATAAATCATGGTAGTGACCTTCGTATAACTTAAGGGTTTTGTCAGAAGAACCTGCCGTATCATAAAAGAACTGGCTTCCACTGTATTTGGTAGCATTGTCTTTGGTGCCATGTATTATGAAAACAGGTATGGTAATTTTGGGAAATTCTTTTTTCAATCGTTCATCCGCCAGTACCAGTTGTTCCATAGTTTTTGTTGGTTGCGACTCATTGGCAATGAGAGGATCGTTATTCATAAAGTCTACTACGGCCGTATCACGGGAAAAATCCTCATTTTTGAGTTTTATCGTATGCAGGTGTGGAGCTATATGACTTAAGCCTTTGAGTATGGTTAAAGCAAAGTCAGGTGCAGGTACTTGATAGGCAAAGCTTTCACAAATCAGCCCTGTAAGCTTCTCCTGATGTTCCAGTGTATATATACATGATAATACTCCGCCTGCGCTGTGTCCTAACATAAAAACGGGTAGACCTGGATAGTCTGCTTTCGCACTGTCTACCAGTGTATCAATGTCGTTTATGTAGTCATAAATACTTTCCACATAAAAACGCTCTCCTTCGGATTGTCCGCGACCTTGCAGATCAAGCGCATAAACAGCATAATTTTGGGCAGTAAACTGATCTGCTACCCATTGGTAATAGCCACTATGAGAATTTAAGCCATGGACAATGACTACTACTCCTCTGGCATCTGCTTGAGGTAACCAGGTACGGGTAAAAATTTTGAGTCCTGCTTTGTTTGGGAATGTGGCGGTTTGTGGTTCCATGTTGATTTGGGTTTGTTTATGTATGATAAAATGGGAATAGTATTTCTTTCTGGTAAGAATGTGATTTTTAAGATGAAAGAGTTTACGAATTCGGTTTGGACAGATCAATAGATGCACATGAGCAAAAGGATACCAAACCACCAATCGGGAGGCAAGCTTAATGCTCTGGTTTAACTGAGAGTATACTCTGTAATCTACTGACTTTTAAAATTCAGAACTGGAAATGACTTTGAACAAGTCGAACTACCATAGCATGGTACTTACTTCTGAGAAGAGGTACTCGTATCAGATTGTCTTTACTAAAAAAATAGTGAATAATTTCTCTGATTAACACAACTTGCAAATCAAGTCTGTCCGTTGTAAAAAAATGTCGTTTTTTATAGCTGTCCTTATTTTAATTTTCCACTACAAAAAAGAATGTTTTGCGCCTTATATCATTAGTGTAAGCAAAAAGGA is part of the Xanthocytophaga agilis genome and harbors:
- a CDS encoding DUF3471 domain-containing protein; the protein is MRPTPNLLSIVIVTIFSGFSLNLRAQAGNEQEENKKLTATILHLDSLFWKTYNECNLTENTRYIAPNIQFYHDKGGITSGAAALTNSLAKNICGNPNQKIRREEVPGTIQVFPMRDGNRIYGAIISGEHYFYVSQNGKPERREGLANFMNLWTLENNEWKMSYILSYNHHEAPPINTRKEISLPAKTLKHYEGIYKNPTFGSFTIKSNGTYLTMKSSNSRMDIFAEKPNLFFSKERDLQFEFATDTKQKVSKIIVHENGKVVDELVKEE
- a CDS encoding DUF6249 domain-containing protein, with the translated sequence MDEILRDFLVSFAAIGAIAGILYVILMTRHRERMTLMEKGLTPKEFNNNLAVISATLRFGLLMIGIAIGILLGNTVANKMDVPRQGAFFAMMLLFGGISLIISYIIEKSHYKNNQK
- a CDS encoding RNA polymerase sigma factor; its protein translation is MKIFEDEYYIERVLKGDVSAYRFLVERYKKMVYSIALKILNDAQHAEDAAQDSFVKAYERLHTFERKSKFSTWLYTITYRLCLNKLKEMKREFTFLTEQLPKWEDEEMVLPGSFNEQDQERIIKESIQALPQQEGLLVLLYYYEEKSIREIEQITGLMASNIKIKLHRARKVLERKLSYLIEER
- a CDS encoding lysophospholipase, which codes for MEPQTATFPNKAGLKIFTRTWLPQADARGVVVIVHGLNSHSGYYQWVADQFTAQNYAVYALDLQGRGQSEGERFYVESIYDYINDIDTLVDSAKADYPGLPVFMLGHSAGGVLSCIYTLEHQEKLTGLICESFAYQVPAPDFALTILKGLSHIAPHLHTIKLKNEDFSRDTAVVDFMNNDPLIANESQPTKTMEQLVLADERLKKEFPKITIPVFIIHGTKDNATKYSGSQFFYDTAGSSDKTLKLYEGHYHDLLNDVDKEIVITDIKDWVIKHS